CATCTGctatgtttgcttgttttttttctccattgtcAAAATGATAAGAACCTAAGATAGCAGATATGTAGACATCTATTTCACAATCATCTTAGCCTACAGGATTCCATGCTGGACCTACAAAGTCAAGGTAACCCTGACTGTTTCATTCATCTGAATGGTGGAAAATGTATAACCTCTGAGAAAGGTCAGATGAGGTAAACTCTTTTTTAACTCAACATCATTACTGATGAATACTCTCATTGTATTTGGCTCCAGGTATTTGCCTGCAGGGTCAGACAGAAGATGGATTTGGATTAATGTTTGGTGTCAACCATCTGGGTCATTTCTTGCTGACCAACCTGTTGTTGGACCGTCTGAAGGAGTGCGCACCCAGCAGGATAATCAATGTGTCGTCCATGGCACACAACTTTGGAAAAATAGATTTCGACTGCCTGAACAGTCACAAAGCTCTGGGCTTGGGGACATCCTTCATACGTCTTCTCCAGATCTACTGCGACAGCAAGCTGTGCAACGCTCTCTTCAACCATGAGCTAGCCAAGAGGCTGCGAGGAACTCAGGTCACCTGCTACACTCTCCACCCAGGTCAGTAACGGTTTATGTTTGGACAGAGTGAAGCCCAGTGGATGTCGTTCAGATGAATCAAGAAGTAATCTGTAGAGAAGAGAGCAGCGGCATCGCCAAGCTGAGCTGAGCTACTGCTGTAACAAAGACCACAGAGTTTTAAAGTGAAACTGTTAAGAATACTGGAGCTAACTTTGATCTGTTTTGGTTACTTTCAAGTAACTGACCCAAACTCCTTCATACATCAGAGTTTTTGTCTAAGTTACTAAAATGCATGTTCATATAAAGACAGGCTCAGATATGCATGACTCAGTTAATCATGctatttgtattttgtgttagGCTCAAATATGAGTTATTGAGTTTGGTTGTCAAACCATTTTTAGTGTTATGTTGGTCATCTCAGTGGTCTgatcactcattcattcatcttTATGGAGGGATTATGACTCAAATGCCTCAACAGTGTTGGTTCAGTTTGTAGGTAGTTTCAGTTCTTTGCACCAGTTCATTTGAGTTCATCTCTAGACTTTGTACCacatttttcagtcaaaatGTTCTAAATGCAAAATGGCATCCTGCCTGCATGAGCAAATTTGAACCAAGCACGATTTAACAAATCAAATGGCTTTTGAACTGTGCATGTTAGCCAATCAGCTCCCGTCTGTTCCTGTTGGacagattttcaaaatatacaactttatttataaagcactttagaACAACACTGTTGAGCTGTTCaccaaaaacagctaaaaacatcaacatgctTCTCTCTGATCCACCAGAGGATCTTCCAGTCTCCATTTGACCTGACAAATATGTTAATCAGCAAAATGTGATGCAGATAATAAGACGTCTACTTCACAATAAGATGTTTACTTCACAGACATCTTATTATCtagaagcaaaacaaatgttgctCGCGTTCAGTTAAACAGCCAAGATGAGGAGTGAAACAGATGAAGAACTTTCTGACACATACACATTTATACATTTgcttattgaaatattttagaacaACTGAGAGTTCAGGGAGGGACACACTCATCTGCTGTATTTGTGTAACAGGTTACCAGCAGGCATGACAAGCATCATTCATCGTTTCACCTtatctactttgtgttgttgcagGAGCCATCAGCTCAGAGCTTGGTAGGAACACTGGCTTGTTCCTACAAATCGTCCTCAAACCCATCACCACCTTCTTCTTCAAGAACACCATCCAGGGATGCCAGACCACCCTCCACTGTGCCCTGCAGGAGGGCATCGAGCCCCTCAGTGGACGCTACTTCTCCAACTGCACCGTTAGAGATCTGTTTGCTAAAGCCAGGGATGATGCTGCTGCAAAGAAGCTGTGGGAGATCAGTGAGAGACTGTGTGGTCTTGTCTAAGGCAGAAGGAGAAGCCTCCGTTTAAACCGCGACAAGGACTTGTGTTTTCTGCTAGCTGGTAGTAGGTGTAACTTGATGGCCTCGCTTGATTTAACTGACTGAAAACTGTGGCTAAAACTAATCAAGTGATGGAAGCTGAAATGATGGCAAGTATTACAATGCATGACCAAATGTATAGTAATGGAAGTCTGAAGAGTCTTTCTGAGCCACCTGAATGCAACAGTTTTCACTAGAGCTCAGATGTGTTTCGGATGTGAACCCGTTGATtaaactttcttcttctgtaaCTCGGTTAGATGTGTAATGTGTACAGATACCAACCAGATAACGTTTCCTCATACCCAGAAGTCTAACCTGTTTGtgttcacattttaaatatattgcatCTGTTTTAGTAATGACTAATGAATTAGTACTGAAGATTTTCTTATTAGtaagttcaaaatgtttttaaagaaggaaaaaaaacacaaaacaataaccAGTGGAAATAACCAGTTGGGAGATTTCTCTTGAGTGGTTTCTGGTTTCGCAGGTTTGGTGGGGTAACAGGATGGGTGGGGTGACAGGATCCAACTGTCAGCTTCTTACCTGGATGACGTAAGAGAAAATACCTTAGTAGACATTTCAAATGACATAAATAGCCCCTGATTATTTAAGATCCTGTTTTATCAATAATAACAGAGATTACTTAAATCTTCAATCTGCTTTAACGGACATCGTAAGAAACGGCTTAGGTGCTAATCCCTAACTTTCCAGAATTGCAGAGTATTATTatcttatatttaaataaaatataggaGACATATACCAAGACAAGCCACTGTGTGGATTTAGCAGTCAGATAGTGAAGAACGTCTAACTGGAAAAGTACAGCAGTGATGCTGTGTGGAAATATTTAACCCTAACTGAAGCTCCTCATTCCTCAGACAGTGGAACCACATTACTGTTTGACTCTCTCACATGGGAGGACAACACACAAGGGTTCACACTGGGATGTGCTAGCTTAATGTTCAGATGGCTCACACATAATGGAAATGATAGCATTACGggcaaaagaacaaaattgtactttgtttttgtgtgaaactcTATCAGGAATGACGAGTTCAGATAGAGCTGAGGTCGGCTCACACACCTCGTCTTCCACTAACAGACCAGTGGAACCTGAAGGTTTGGTTATGACTAAGCTGCTATTCCCAGTAGGAATGTGTTTGTAAGCCCATAAAACAGATGATGCTGCATTAAGGGCCATAAACTTCActtaaaaacagctaaaaccagTGCTGTACAATGTTTAGTGTGAGCGGCAATCAGTTTTCCACGGTGGCAGTGGAACTATAGGAGGGGACTTTTCACAAAGTATCTATTGTTTTGTAAAGACAGGTTTAAAAGCAAATCTAGAATAAACCCTTCCCCCTCACCATGGTCCCTcccagttttttaaatgtttagtcATGCCAGTATCAGTCAGTGAAACCTTTATTCAAATGCCTACTTGGACATCATTTGTTTAATTACATTGTAGACTAATAACACTGGGCCCTTGTTAAACAGCTTCATTTAAATTATCACAGCTTTCTGGTGAGGTTTGACCCACAGGAACCAGTCAAGGTCTGAGATGAAATATATGTCAGTACCAACTTCGGGGCTGGAATGACATCAAATCAAGTTCAGAAAATCTAAactagaaaaaagaaaaatattttcaaagaacATTTCAAACAATCTGACCTTTGcgaaaaatgtcaatattttttgtcactcatttcagaaagtgcaaCTTATACAAAGAGTGAATATTTTAAGCCTTTATTTGTGGTCATTTTGATGGTCATGGCCTGCAGCTATTGAAACCCTGTCAAGAAAACctgagctcatcccacttccccatgctggagatttaagattaacagtaacaataaataacgttatctttaaaatgaatcacacaAGTGAcgtctaggcccaacagtagacttaaacttcaataaaataaatctggtcgtgtgtgtgttgcttttgTCTCCTGCAGACTTTGCTTTAAGTCtacttcttttttctatctaatcataagaaatcatagtcagacagagaaagagtcatgaaacagaaagagcaggtttcctggaaaaagaggaagtaagtttccagcctgaaGATGTATAAGAATagttgagactattccttatttcaaagtatgaaagttttaaagaatgaaatctaaacattttgagtaattgaataagattcaaagtaaaatatttatattaatattggtttgcttataataatacttacacttacacttacatttgtgagTATAATCCATGAataatcatggattattcttggtttcttttcagaaaacatctgtaataactcacattaagattataataagagtaactaataagttatggttatcataaaattataaatgaatgctaaatcagagaagctaaagaagttataaatgtgatttcgacactgaacttgaaatggtgtaaaacttgtaactgcaattaaagatcactgatatgttggaggtggATGGTAGGTGAAAGTTTAGGGGGAAAAGGgaaactaacaggagagcagagatgatcaatgcCTTATTTGGAAGCAGATTGTTAATATGCACTGTTTGGTTgaggctccttttgcatgaatcaTCCTGCTATGGAGGAGCAGGATGATAAAATCCATTTATGGACTGAGGCTGGAGTCAGACCTGAAGGCAGCCATCAGCTCAACCTGGGCTTCCATTACACCTTAGCAGAACCACAGGCTGATTGCCTCCATCCCCATTGATACAGTAATTAAAGCAAAAGGAGCTCTAATTAGTAGTCTGTACTATACTGGTACAGCATATTTTTCAAAAGCCTGACATTTCGCTTTAAAATATCCTTTTTGTTTATCTTATTATTCCAATTATCTGAGACACTTAACTGtgagttttatttatctgtaaaacttagtcattaaaattacaagaaataataGGTTGAAAtcagacacttttttttaaaataaaaactttatcatggtattcagattttctgaatACAATTCTATAACATATGACTATTTAGTCATTAAAATTAACATCTTCATGAATAAAAAGAACTGCATCTATTTGTTGCAAGATTTATGGTAGGATGGTCACACACTCCCACAAAACACCGCCAGCCTCACAGTACTAAACCCTTTCTCTTCAGGAGCACCAAATACGATTGGTAAAAGTACACCCGAAAAAACATCACATGGAGTACTTGGCAAAGTGGTATATGAGTTGGCCACAAGATGGCAGTAATTTGCCCAACAGTCATAAGACCTGAGTCAAATGtgtagaaaagaagaagacagagaGGCCAACACAGACTCAAGACACCAGTATGTATTTGTACGTGGTAGCAGCATCTGTTTGGGTCTATGTTCTGGTTTTCTACGGTCTGTTCAAAGGAACCAGATTCTTGAGTCCCGCTAGGCTGAAGGGGAAGACTGTTGTGGTAACAGGTAAACGAACGCCATTGTTTGTTTAAACCACATGcaaaaaaacttctgaaaaagaacaaaacataaagtCTTAAGTCCATCTCCGGTTCCGTCGGCTTCAGGAGAaattcctctgcagttttggtCTTTTTCTACCCGAAAAGTCGGATAAAACGGCGCAAGAAAATTCTTACGTTATGACAATCGATTTAAAgtcatttccatattttataCATAGTCCACTGTAGGACATGCTGTGTGATTTCATTCCTACTGGAGGTCACTTGGAGTTTATGTGGTTTATTAATCTGTCATTTTATAAGGAAAAAAACTGGTCCAATaaggcagtggtccccaacccccgggccgctGACCGATACCGGTCCGTAggccaattggtaccgggccgcgcaagaaagaattaaatacttccgttttatgtattgagtctggaggatcttttattttgaaaatcctttaaccggattctgtcggttacgtcttgagcgccaacattgagccctgaagcagcaaaatgagtttGTGAGAGGGCCACGCAGGTGACCactagaatgggcatcagccaatgaaaagcggtggtaaggtccatgatttagaaacagcagcaacagcattGGTGTCcgataatttataaaaataaaattaaacatgttagtTTTCAAGCTCTAATTGGACTAAGAGGTGAAGCTTAGTCAAAAATTAGACTAAGCATTTGATTACTTTAAAATGGATCAAGGAAAAGATCAGGAAATCTCATGAATGAGACTCTGAGGGATCATGAGGATGAACtatattacaaaataataataaaaagtttttcattggctgtttacagtaaaaaagacaacaacaaccaTAAATGCACTGTagaaatttttttgttttgcttgattCACATTGAAAAACAGCCTACAGCTGAAGGTCTGGTACGACATACAGCTTTgtcattttaatataaagtctatttttctATGGAAGTGTAACTACTTCTGGTAGAATTCTTATGTCCCAAATTTCTAGCAAATCTTCCTGCTcctcatttatttcattttggtgACTTGAGGTCAGTTTCTCCATTTGAAGTGTTGAAGCCATTTCCTCCCTTCTTCTTCCACTTTCATACCTGTAAGCGGCCCTgtgtctgtaaatatttctgtgtaGATTTAGACAAGGAGAAATAAACCACAATATATTCAGTGTGGGTAGAAAACATCCACTCTGCAGTTTAAGAAGAATCTGTGAGTGGTTGGATTTATCAAACACCCTGCAAGCAGGTTAATAAAACGTGAAAAAGTTGGGCATGAAATAACCAGACCTGAAAGGCAGGAAATGATGGAGAGGTGGAATGACTAGCAGCTATTTAGTTCTGATCTCTGTTTAGACTCGACTCTGACTTATTTGAACCTTGAACAAACCAAAATAACTGGTATATCCCTGCTAATGGAATTTGTTTTAGAAAGGTCCTGTTGATAATAGAACACTTTTTAATCATTGATTCTCGTCAAAGAATCTCACAAAAAGATTCTCTTCACAATCCATATCACAGTTCATAGTAAGTGCAGGAGTATTACTACTCCCCATACTAGATCAAGGTTGTAATATTAACGGATCAATTTCAggactttttaatttaaaatgtgcagTAAATGTGAGTATGCTATGGATGGAAAGGATTCTCTAAAAGGATCTTGGGTCTTGCCTTTGGCTAGCAGTCTGATGAAGCATTGCTGTATCAGATGTTGAGTTTGATGTGTTTGTGAATTGGTTTTACTGTCTAGGAAGCAACACTGGCATTGGGAAAAGTACCGCCCTGGAACTGGCAAAGAGAGGAGCTCGAGTGATCCTGGCATGTCGCAACAAGGAGAAGGCTGAGGCTGCAGCGTTTGATATCCGCTCAGTAAGACCCAATCAGCTCGACACACAGAGACCCGACCATTCAGATCCGCTGTCCAAAACTGGATTGCTTTCGTGCCAGGGCTTTTACTTCACAGAATGTAATAGTTAATTTCCACTAAGTGGTATAGCATGGGTTGGTGGGGTCAGTACTCTATTTTATGATCTGGAGTATCCAGGAGAACGTTTCCACCGCCATCTAGCATCTCACTGGACAGGTGGCGTTGAACCTGACGCCTAACATTGCGTCACACTACTGCAACATCAAACTCTTTGTTGCAGGCAGTAAGGCTTCTTGTACCCCAATTTATTTACTGTTGATGCCAGAAGCTCCACCCCAACCATACAGTACCATGGTCTTATGAACTTACAATTGAAGAGGTCCAGGACTGGTGCGGTATGGGCCACTGCTCTTCCACTTGGaaagattttcttaaatttttgagattggtgatcggccgatacttgcatgtgaagctgatctcaTCAGCAACCTTTGCTGATCGACCTCAGTAAAGATCTAAAGATCACCCACTAtcctcttctgctctacagtaatagaggtttgactgacagaccggcccaccaggtcatgtctgaaTGCTTGCAGTTAATAGTCACCGCACTGTTTCCaatcagcaactttcttgctatatttagagACATTTCAGACGAAACAAAGTGGTATCGTCCAAATTTGGAGTCGACAAGTCAGCCTTTTTAAACATTGGCAATCGGTAATCAGCCATCAACCTTTGTGATCTGACCTAAGATAAGCAGAAGTTGTGGATCGAGGAGTGCAACCCTGACTCATTTTATTTCTCCATATTTTAGAAAAGTCATGAATCAATCGGTGATTTAAGATGAGCCTCAGCACAGAGCGGAAAACAAATAGCAGaactaaaactagaaaatttcggaagaaatttaaacaGGGCCTGCcaaaagtgtgcccgtcggttggaacccagcgttctgatgctacaaataagcatcaatgctaaagtaagctgcaatgtactcaatagcatgtggagagtcacaagcatgttgagtaacatggactTATGCCATTCAGTATGTTGAAATTAGTGTACAAGTTAAAATGAGCCATATTTCTAACATTAGCCTAAATgttgtcagtagcatgtggggcatcactagcatgttgtcttacattgaCTTACTCCATTGAAGGTACTAAGCGTGGctaataaataactaaaatagctaaaagcttttttttagggcaaaggctaatgctaatggggGCAGTGAAATGCTAATGCTTGTGCTAATGTTTGTACTAATGtactaatgttttaattcacttgccttgctttattttgaaatttccagtaagctttattttaaatggctACACTATTCCTATGAGTAACAGTggttgggttaaatcagttataaaatgcccaaaacaTTCTGCCATGTTTGTAGTTCTAACATTCTGCTCAGCCTCCTTCTGTAGTAACTCAGAGTTCCACCATCATTGTAGTTCTTAACTGCAAACTTAGCCCTCCTCTCTAGTAACTCAGTGTTACGCCATTAatgtagttctaaccttcagcCATCATTGTAGTTCCAAAGGGCAGCTCTGCCCTCAGCCAaatgtcatgtgtgtgtgagacagaaaggtggagaaagaattctatctttgtgagacacagTCAGTTTTTCTGGAAAAAGCAGTCTGAACAACTCCTTCCTGTTCAGGAACTGTGAGACGTATTCGAAAACCATTGGAGGGTGCGAGAGAGCTATTTCACGTCTTTGATAGTAgtagattcatatctgtacctcactcacagtaataGCAGTGATGAGATAGAGAGATGGTGTCATCATGACCGACTATCATACCAATAGAAccatatttgtgggcgtgagagtgaattaaaaactgttttgggGTCAGAAATTCACTCTGTTTCTTACTCTAGCGGAGGAATATTGCACAAGGCAGTGCACTAACCTgggggatttttattttatggtaaaGGCTAATATTAGTGCACTGCCTTAGACAGTGCACTAACTTGAGAGGATTATAgaggcttttattttcaaattttcagtaagctttattttaaagggccacaataatcccatgtgtaatagtggTTACACAGTGTGTCAGAATGTTCAGTTCCAATGGTatcaatgacatcagcagtgatgacGTCACTCTATGATACCACAAAGGAATCTCTCTCTTGAATGTAGCTCGCAGACAGAGTTTTCTCAGACCTGTTCCTCAGTTCTATCGCGACAGATCACTCTTCAGAGCACGTTCGAAATTAATTGAAACAAGCGGGATATCGATTCCAGATATTACACGCctttcagagaagcaagaaATTACCAGAACATCgacatgaagcaacaacagattGCTTGTGAGcatgaagcttttccagctgagctttcatgGGTCGACATTATGGACCTCAACATCCAAGTCGACTACGACGCAGTCATTTCTTTTGAAGATGACAGCGACAGCCCCATTAAACCGGAAGATGAATCAGCAGAGATCCAGGGGGAATCGGGTCCTTCCGGCGACTCTGAGAGTCCAACATCATTGATAGTCAAGCAGGAAACAACTCCCTCTGCTGGCTTCGAGATTACCCCCTCAGTGGAAGTCGTGGAGGAAACTAGCCAACACGTCACTGATCTGACAAAGCAGGTAGACGATCTTAAAAAAGAATTGCAGAGTAAGATTTTGGATCTCCATGAGGAAAGAGACCGAAGGATTGCGTGTCAGGCTGAAgtcaaatcacagcaggaggagattgagaaactgcaaaaaatggTAGTAAAAGAACATCACCTGCGAGTCCAACGTGAACATGGAAGAAACGTACCAGAGAATAAAGATGTAGCAAAGGTTTCTTGCTCTTCTAAAGTTACAGCCGACAAGAGCATCCTTCAACAGCTGGATTACTTCAAGAGGGAGGCTGAAAAATACGCCTCCCGCAACAAAGGTCTGATAGAAGTAATGGTAGAAGAATACAGAGTGAGGCTTAAATATGAAGAGCAGCTTAAAAGTCACACAGAGCAAGCTTCCAAATTCAAAGCCCAGGAAGAAATGATGAAATCTCTGcagggtcaggttgcagacctgaaGGTGAAGTTGAAACTTGCTCTGGAAAATAACCATCTTAGAGTCTCCACCCAACCAGAGACCCCCCTGCAGACAGAAGGCTCCCTACAAACAGAGGAGTCCAAgcaaagacagacctccaatcaaccagggaggtctgaggaaagacagacctccaatcaatcagggaggtctgaggaaagacagaccttcaatcaatcagggaggtctgaggaaagacagacctctaATCAgtcagggaggtctgaggaaagacagaccttcaATCAACGAGGGGTCTCCATGCATAGCGTGGCTCGGCCTTTGCACCGACCCACTCCCAGGTTGCAACCAGAGGAGTCCAGGCAAAACCAAACctccacacaaacatggaggtcCGACGAAAGACAGACGTCCATGCGACCAACCTCCACTGGTTGCATGGGGGGCCTTCATGTTGGCATTGGTGTGAAGGCCAATCTATGCCCAGCTCGGCCTTTACgccgacccacacccaggtGGTACTAACCAAGGTCAGTATTCAAACCCATGTTTAGCTAAAACTGGGCATTATTCTGAAATTTGAGGCTTTCCACAAATTTAGGAAACAATAACAAACACAGGCCTCAACGCAAATAAAATTCCTGACTCCAAAATCaatggagaaaaaacaagatCAGTTTCAGAGTTCAAAACAGCAtaagaaatattattaaaactttcctatataaaaactgATCAGGtaaaattgatcaaaaattAATAGATTAATTGATCTCTCTCAATTGTCctaaggtgtgaatgtgtgtgtgcaaggataagtgtgttagatgatggatggatgaatatttgttaaaagtgtctgacagtagaatatgaaacagagaatctgtgaaaagtcCTCTGGCTCTGCTActgtccagaaacaaccaatcagaaccaaaagacaaacttttggttctgattggtttctaatgtgttgaatgtgtctcagcacattcaacacattagactaCTAATGTACTGCAGCTACACAATTGGCAGAAATACAACCTAACATTATACcatcattgtttatttatagaatgatttagaaaacaaaatgctgtacaGATTTCTCAAAACTATTTCGACCCatattagaactttgcattgatttccttcattttataGTAGCTGCGTTTTtgcctaaccctaaccaatACTAGTCTATTTCCAACCCTAATCTTAACTAAAACTTAATTAGCATcttacctctaaatgttaccCCTGACCCAAAACAATGAGtgcatcatattaggaccaggttttggtcctaatatgatggaactaatgcagtgtttctccattccggtcctcaggccccctgctctgcatgttttagttgttccccttctgccacacacctggattgaatctgttggtgattaacaggcttctgcagtacttgatgactgcagaagaggtcatgcaatcatttggatcagctgttctgaaatagagacacatctaaaacatgcagagcaggaggtttaaggactggaattgagaagcactgaccTAAAGTGACACTGGAcatataatggtgcgttcacaccaaatgtgttttgagcgtcaggcgtgtctggtttatattcaaagtctatgtggaggcgcgtcgagGGCTATTGCGGCATGTTTCCAGCGTCTAGCGCGGCGCGATTTGAACCATTTGGAGCGTTTGACACATCTAACACATCCAacactccacatagactttgaatataAACCAGACTCACCTGATGctcaaaacatgtttgatgtgaatgcacaattaga
Above is a window of Xiphophorus hellerii strain 12219 chromosome 18, Xiphophorus_hellerii-4.1, whole genome shotgun sequence DNA encoding:
- the LOC116737577 gene encoding dehydrogenase/reductase SDR family member 13-like — encoded protein: MSVVLLVVGVVIGVAYIYRHIVVKGKRCTSKAKLHGKTVIVTGSNTGIGKTTAIDLARRGARVILACRCKQRGEAAMEEIRRESGSSQVVFMQLDLGSLKSIRSFAESFLKSEPRLDILINNAGICLQGQTEDGFGLMFGVNHLGHFLLTNLLLDRLKECAPSRIINVSSMAHNFGKIDFDCLNSHKALGLGTSFIRLLQIYCDSKLCNALFNHELAKRLRGTQVTCYTLHPGAISSELGRNTGLFLQIVLKPITTFFFKNTIQGCQTTLHCALQEGIEPLSGRYFSNCTVRDLFAKARDDAAAKKLWEISERLCGLV